The Plasmodium knowlesi strain H genome assembly, chromosome: 14 region agggggaaaagtgTTATTTTACATATAAATGCGTTGTGCCAATACGACGGCGCAATGGAAACgtattatacatataaatatattacgtacatataataaGCATAGAATAAATTGCGCATCCCTCTAGggtaatgaaaaataaaaaaatgtaatcaCACAAATTGCAATACGACAAACCGCTTGCGgagttattttattattattttatttattttttttttttaccactttTTAAGAATCAatataaagtaaaaaatttacgCGACAATTTTATCACCACGAATTGAACTGTTTCCATCCTGAGTACAGTGAAATTTACGCAAAAGTTTAaacgcaaaaaattaaacgcaaaaggaagaaaacaaaaaaagaaagcctTTGTGAAAAGAGCTTATTTTATTGAAGCTGCATTTAACCCCTACGGATTTATTAGAAAACTTCTTGCTTTAAACCTTTCCCCTCGCAATCATGGTACGTATTTCCATACTTTATACAATATTCCCCATCGACTACTAGCATTTCCGTTTTTTCGCTGCAACGGAAATGTATGTACGAATTGCTGAGCGCATTTGcatgaaaaaacatttttgtgTCGCACTGGgcgtaaaaaattttgagcAAACCGCCTTGTTTAGCGAAAACATACGTATGAATGAGATGCGATGATGCATGGCCCCTTGTTCGACATGAATAGAGGGCACCCCACGTATATTCTACCGAGCATTTGCATACGGTGGAGTAACGAAACATATCTTGTgcttcgctttttttttgtcgttcAAACCGACCGAAGGGGCTCAAGGGAAACACAGCACCCTCCAGTTTTGTGTTGCCCTATTAAGCACGATCAAGTGAATATGAACCTCTGAGAGGTTTAGAGAATACTTACCTATTGTTCCCTTGCGCATTCATGATTATCATCTCCCACACGCACATTCCTCCCTTTACAGGAAGACGCAAACAAACCCAAAAAGAGAACATTCCGAACGTTCCACTACAGAGGTGTGGAGCTCGATAAGCTACTGGACTTGAGTCAGGAAGAACTGGTTAAACTTTTCCGCGCAAGGCAGAGAAGAAAGTTCAAAAGAGGAATAagtaagaaagaaaaatctcttttgaaaaaactcagaaaagcaaaaaaagaatgtgagGTTGGAGAAAAACCAAGAGCTATCCCAACGCACTTAAGGAACATGACCATTATTCCCGAAATGGTTGGTTCAATTGTCGCTGTGCATAATGGCAAACAGTACAACAATGTAGAAATAAAGCCGGAAATGATTGGCTACTATTTGGGAGAATTTTCCATTACGTAC contains the following coding sequences:
- a CDS encoding 40S ribosomal protein S19, putative, with amino-acid sequence MEDANKPKKRTFRTFHYRGVELDKLLDLSQEELVKLFRARQRRKFKRGISKKEKSLLKKLRKAKKECEVGEKPRAIPTHLRNMTIIPEMVGSIVAVHNGKQYNNVEIKPEMIGYYLGEFSITYKHTRHGKPGIGATHSSRFIPLK